The Mastomys coucha isolate ucsf_1 unplaced genomic scaffold, UCSF_Mcou_1 pScaffold3, whole genome shotgun sequence DNA window agaagaagtcaaagtttctttattttcagatgatattgTGGGGATGTTCTTTAGCCTTGGGGAAGGTTTAAGGGTGGCTcctctgctgaaaggcaaggagAAGACACTTTCTGATAATCTCTCTGCAGTTGAGGACATAACcactccatgaacccaagatgatTTTGGAAGAAATTCAAGGCTCTTGAGAGCTGTGTGTGCAAGGGTCAAGGAAGCTaacctcatgcacctgggcatgggaaaatatttactgtaagataatgaGGAATTGAGCATGCTCCTGCTGTGAGAAAATACCAAGaattgtgctacatgattgttgttagaTTCTATNNNNNNNNNNNNNNNNNNNNNNNNNNNNNNNNNNNNNNNNNNNNNNNNNNNNNNNNNNNNNNNNNNNNNNNNNNNNNNNNNNNNNNNNNNNNNNNNNNNNNNNNNNNNNNNNNNNNNNNNNNNNNNNNNNNNNNNNNNNNNNNNNNNNNNNNNNNNNNNNNNNNNNNNNNNNNNNNNNNNNNNNNNNNNNNNNNNNNNNNNNNNNNNNNNNNNNNNNNNNNNNNNNNNNNNNNNNNNNNNNNNNNNNNNNNNNNNNNNNNNNNNNNNNNNNNNNNNNNNNNNNNNNNNNNNNNNNNNNNNNNNNNNNNNNNNNNNNNNNNNNNNNNNNNNNNNNNNNNNNNNNNNNNNNNNNNNNNNNNNNNNNNNNNNNNNNNNNNNNNNNNNNNNNNNNNNNNNNNNNNNNNNNNNNNNNNNNNNNNNNNNNNNNNNNNNNNNNNNNNNNNNNNNNNNNNNNNNNNNNNNNNNNNNNNNNNNNNNNNNNNNNNNNNNNNNNNNNNNNNNNNNNNNNNNNNNNNNNNNNNNNNNNNNNNNNNNNNNNNNNNNNNNNNNNNNNNNNNNNNNNNNNNNNNNNNNNNNNNNNNNNNNNACCTATGAGGTTAAGAAAAATGCTGTGACAAAAGATGAGACATACAACATCCAAAGATGCAATTGTGggttttttctcatttattaattaatatatttactttacatccaaaTAGAAGTCCCCCTCTCACCTCTCTTTCCAGTCCCATCCTCCAGCTCCCCTTTGTCTATTACATCCTACTTTTATCTTCAGGAATACATTTATAAAGGCAAACGCGAGTCCATATACACTTACAATTTCATATGAACGGAAAACATTTATAGCTAGTGATATCATATACATTCATATCAATAAGTATCTTGATAGTTAAAAAATTGTTCACTTAATAATTATGAGTTGTTGAGTGAAAATGGGGCAAGTATTATTACTTTCATTCTTTTCATTATTGTAATATTGTCTCTGCAAACGTCTTAAGAAATATACTGACAATGCTGtcagtgtctatgtgtgtgtgtgtgcttttgtgtgtgtgtgtgtgtgtgtgtgtgtttgtgtatgtgtttctgtgtggatGCATTAAGAGGTAAGTAGTGGGTTGCCTGGAGCCTCTCGGCTAGGAACAGGATAGCAGTGGAGTCACAGAGTAAGACTGGTGATGGCTTTAAAGTCTGGGGGTTTAGagctttctagctctctaactgtcCTGAATGCTGCTGCTGACAACTTCtaaaaaagtcctaaaaactttcttgctgtttctgaggGCAAAAGACTGCTGGCTTAggtgattaacacctgtagcctaacagcaGAGGATTAAGCAATGCAGCCTTTGTTCtgtctcagcaggaactgctgggctctaactttctGCCTGCTAGTCggaagtcacaggaagagaagacacTTGGAGAAGTGGTTATAGAGTTTATTATTACCTTgtaaaagtttcctatgaaagctatctaaggggaaaatcGAAAAGATCCTAGGTGGGGAAAGATtctctaagtggggaaagggaaaagattctactctatctagctcctttctatctatctctttgtcctcagtacttatacatctttcagaatatatgatcatgttacaaagttcatcacaagttcacacaaaaaatcaaatcataaattgaaataggaGTTTTCAACAGcgaatatttacatgcatatccattaggagtaattatctagttaaacatccatcacctgtctcagccccacaggttcactgaaggtttaaaataaTACCTAAGTTttaagtgaagttttgtatagatgaacccagtcaatattttatcttctgtcctagcacctacgATAAATCGTTAGTCCCCCTTTTAtaacctttggttaattgttttacaacctcttggaatgtgctctgagtaggagaaagtctggttaccatataagagcaattaactgctggcacttgggagactggtagagttctcattgcagttttgaatatcagaaaaggacctaagagcagtcccattataaaagagcttaataatcactgctataattttaggaattcttataggatcagcataaagtcttaagtcatctatttgcctatatagcatcactacaagacaataCATCTGActtggatctgcagagatctgctccaaagggttGTGCTaatacttagtgattgttatgtatgtttaataataacaggaaacgcatattaatagcaggaatctttcctaaaattagtccctcaCAGCCTTGCTTAAGGGTGCacctgtcgcagattatataataatccaaagcaggcatttcaggatgctcacctgctagttattaggtTGTCCTATAACAGCTCCTGACAGTGGATCTCTATTACAaggcttttaacattttttaatttgaaggAACAacagtttttatattaaaattcaagaaataaaacattgtacTTCGATAAGGACAATTATTATATAATGTAGtttatttataggaaaaaaacaaaatattacctTTCATTAACATTCGAATGTGAAGGAATCCTATTCTTGGGTATAACTGAACAgtcagtaacaacaacaaaaaaaatgattctaACCAGTGGATTTTGTATTGAACAATAACTTCCTTACAACTCTCTTTATGGTCTCATTTCTCAAACTGTAAATGATAGGATTTAGAATTGGAGGTAGTACTgtgtaaaagacagaaaataagaacTCTAAAGCAGTTGGAGAGTCTGAGGTTGGGTTTAGATGTGCACAGGAGCCTGTAGAAAGAAACAATGAGACAACAAAAAGGTGAGGAAGGCAAGTAGAGAAGACCTTAGACCTGCTCTCAGCAGAGGGCATCCTGAGAACTGTGGAGAATATGTGGACATAGAAGATGGCAATCCCAATAAAACAGACAAAGGCCATTGCAGACAGAAAATCAGCCACTCCCATCATTACAAGGTAATCATTAGAGCAAGAGAGCTTGAGCAACtggggaacatcacagaagaattGGTGAATTATTTTGGCCCTACAGAACCTGATAGAGAATATGATTGTTATAAACAGGGTTCCTGGAATGACACTGCTTAGCCATACAGCTGTCACAGCCCACCTACACTTTCTGGGACACATGATGACCTCATAATGGAGAGGAAGGCAAACAGCCACATACCGATCATATGACATCACTGTGAGAATGGCCAGCTCACCCCAAGCAAAACCTGTGAAGAAAAAAACCTGCATCATGCACTGACCATATGAAATGTAGCCACTTACTCCCAATGAACTGTCAACATACTGGGGAACTGTGACAGAGAGGGATGAGAGGTCCAGAATGGAAAGGTGCTTCAGAAAGTAATACATTGGAGACTGGAGCTGTGGGTCCAGTGTTGTGATGGCGATAATGATGAAGTTCCCAGCTGAGCCGAACAGGTATGCCACCAAGAAGAGCAAAGCATGCAAGATCTGCAACTCATGATTGTCAGAGAACCCCATGAGGAGAAATCCGCTCATTGTGGTTACATTTTCCATAatcattttgaaaacagaaattgTGGTAGCAGCTGGAAAATAAAACAGTACAATAATTCAATAGAAAGAGACTGAGGCATTATTTACtttttcatcaatatttattTCGATAATTTCTATATATACTCTATCATCTGTACTTATTGAGAAACTTAAGTGAGAACACTTTTTTTCTCATCTCCATAGATCTCAAACTATCTACTCATAAAGCAGCAGTTACAGGTGAATATACAAGTGGGCCATCACTGGGTTCTTTCAAGGAATGCGGTTTGGTTTTCCCATGAAAAAGCACTGTTCCACTGACAGAGTTGAGACACATTGATTTCCTTTAATTTACCAATAGTCAGTTGGTGATGGACTATGGAATGAGATTTTGAACATAGATTAGATTGGTTATGTATAGCTTGGTCAGGGCACCATGTTAGCAAGCATAATAGGCATTTACAGGAAATGCACCCAGAATTAAAATATGGTTTGGTTTTCCACTGGAAGCAGCTATTCTCTTTTAGAAACCAATACTATTGTTATAGCAAGAAGATATTGGTCATTGTAAAATCAAgtgtaaaaaatgattttaaagactTTGCAGGAGttattgaaataaatttttaaaaagtacttatttAAGGGGAATACTCACATGACACTCTCAGTTTAGATATCCTGTTTCATTTTAAGGAGTGTGTTAGGGGAAaacagcttttattttaattctatttctatttaactGCTGTCATTAGTACTTGCCTTCAGGTGTGGCCACCAAAGAGTTCTTAGCTCTTACCAAAAGCAAAGAGAATTGCAAAGACAGATGGTGATTTCTAGAGATGGTTTAAGATGAGGAGGAAAATGgccaatatccaataaaagactGCAAATTGAAAGTCATTTCTGTTTCAGATCGAAGTCATGCTTTAATTCATGATCCTTCTGATATTTGAGAGATTGAAAATAACCCATCACTCTGCCCTTGCAAGATGCATGTTGGTGCCTGAGTGCTGATGAGAATTTAATGGAGTGTTTAATTTAGCTTCTTGcatgatttttttccattagtgagttctaggcaacaaaagcaagtgaaatatcaTCACACATTTTCAAGTTTACTTAAAATTTGTGTGATTACAAACGTAATGGTAGAATAATCTTTAAGGTCACCCTTTCCAATGTTGAGGCATTTTGCATTTAATGGCATCTCTCTTGTGGCAGCAAAAACTTGTTCCAGTTCCCTCAAATCTCTTTTTCAAAGAATGAACATACATTCAAATACCTGACAGGATATTTGGAATTTGATTATAGTTAAAGTTATATTAGAACCAACCATGACATTAGAAAATGAATCCCAGGACCTGAGGCAGCAGCATGATGAATTCAAACCAGTATGAGCTCCACAGAAAGATCCTCCATCTATAGAAAAACAAATCACTGTTAAATAAAGTAGATAACTTTTGTTTCATCTGATACAACTTTTGTGTTTGAAAGT harbors:
- the LOC116074942 gene encoding olfactory receptor 14J1-like; the encoded protein is MIMENVTTMSGFLLMGFSDNHELQILHALLFLVAYLFGSAGNFIIIAITTLDPQLQSPMYYFLKHLSILDLSSLSVTVPQYVDSSLGVSGYISYGQCMMQVFFFTGFAWGELAILTVMSYDRYVAVCLPLHYEVIMCPRKCRWAVTAVWLSSVIPGTLFITIIFSIRFCRAKIIHQFFCDVPQLLKLSCSNDYLVMMGVADFLSAMAFVCFIGIAIFYVHIFSTVLRMPSAESRSKVFSTCLPHLFVVSLFLSTGSCAHLNPTSDSPTALEFLFSVFYTVLPPILNPIIYSLRNETIKRVVRKLLFNTKSTG